The following are encoded together in the Brassica napus cultivar Da-Ae chromosome A9, Da-Ae, whole genome shotgun sequence genome:
- the LOC106364176 gene encoding protein RGF1 INDUCIBLE TRANSCRIPTION FACTOR 1-like isoform X1, with product MKIKTHNLKPAWLDALYAEKFFVGCPYHETAKKNEKNVCCLDCCISLCPHCVPSHRYHRLLQVRRYVYHEVIRLEDLQKLIDCSNVQAYTINSAKVVFIKKRPQNRQFKGAGNYCTSCDRSLQEPFIHCSLGCKVEFVMKRYRDITPFIKPCHTLTLGPDYIIPQDLHADDNMAAYETPRSTVVDGDDSMGWSSTSSELGDAATTTHVVRKKRTGFCFCAKSANSYKIVSEDPDDISNCINRRKGIPQRSPLC from the exons ATGAAAATTAAAACTCACAACTTG AAACCGGCATGGTTGGATGCGCTTTACGCAGAGAAATTCTTCGTGGGATGTCCGTACCATGAGACGGCAAAGAAAAACGAGAAGAACGTGTGTTGTCTTGATTGTTGCATCAGTCTCTGTCCTCACTGTGTACCCTCACATAGATATCACAGACTCCTTCAGGTTCGCCGCTATGTGTATCACGAGGTTATTCGGCTTGAAGATCTTCAGAAACTCATCGACTGCTCTAACGTTCAA GCTTATACAATAAATAGTGCCAAAGTGGTGTTCATCAAGAAGAGACCACAGAATCGACAATTCAAAGGAGCTGGTAACTACTGCACTTCATGTGACCGAAGTCTTCAAGAACCTTTTATACATTGCTCATTGGGCTGTAAG GTGGAGTTCGTGATGAAACGTTACAGGGATATAACTCCATTCATAAAGCCATGTCACACTCTTACCCTAGGTCCTGACTACATCATCCCACAAGACTTACACGCAGATGATAATATGGCTGCCTACGAGACTCCACGATCAACGGTCGTAGACGGTGATGATTCCATGGGCTGGTCGTCGACTTCCTCCGAACTAGGAGATGCTGCGACCACCACCCATGTCGTTAGGAAAAAGCGAACTGGTTTCTGCTTCTGTGCCAAATCGGCTAATAGTTATAAAATAGTTTCGGAGGATCCTGACGATATTTCCAATTGCATCAATCGGCGCAAAGGCATTCCTCAACGATCTCCTCTCTGTTAA
- the LOC106364176 gene encoding protein RGF1 INDUCIBLE TRANSCRIPTION FACTOR 1-like isoform X2, with the protein MKPAWLDALYAEKFFVGCPYHETAKKNEKNVCCLDCCISLCPHCVPSHRYHRLLQVRRYVYHEVIRLEDLQKLIDCSNVQAYTINSAKVVFIKKRPQNRQFKGAGNYCTSCDRSLQEPFIHCSLGCKVEFVMKRYRDITPFIKPCHTLTLGPDYIIPQDLHADDNMAAYETPRSTVVDGDDSMGWSSTSSELGDAATTTHVVRKKRTGFCFCAKSANSYKIVSEDPDDISNCINRRKGIPQRSPLC; encoded by the exons ATG AAACCGGCATGGTTGGATGCGCTTTACGCAGAGAAATTCTTCGTGGGATGTCCGTACCATGAGACGGCAAAGAAAAACGAGAAGAACGTGTGTTGTCTTGATTGTTGCATCAGTCTCTGTCCTCACTGTGTACCCTCACATAGATATCACAGACTCCTTCAGGTTCGCCGCTATGTGTATCACGAGGTTATTCGGCTTGAAGATCTTCAGAAACTCATCGACTGCTCTAACGTTCAA GCTTATACAATAAATAGTGCCAAAGTGGTGTTCATCAAGAAGAGACCACAGAATCGACAATTCAAAGGAGCTGGTAACTACTGCACTTCATGTGACCGAAGTCTTCAAGAACCTTTTATACATTGCTCATTGGGCTGTAAG GTGGAGTTCGTGATGAAACGTTACAGGGATATAACTCCATTCATAAAGCCATGTCACACTCTTACCCTAGGTCCTGACTACATCATCCCACAAGACTTACACGCAGATGATAATATGGCTGCCTACGAGACTCCACGATCAACGGTCGTAGACGGTGATGATTCCATGGGCTGGTCGTCGACTTCCTCCGAACTAGGAGATGCTGCGACCACCACCCATGTCGTTAGGAAAAAGCGAACTGGTTTCTGCTTCTGTGCCAAATCGGCTAATAGTTATAAAATAGTTTCGGAGGATCCTGACGATATTTCCAATTGCATCAATCGGCGCAAAGGCATTCCTCAACGATCTCCTCTCTGTTAA
- the LOC106364177 gene encoding glutathione S-transferase F14: MEDQKMKLHCGFIFSNWTAMFGLHEKSLDFELVFVDWVAGEARTKTFLSNLNPFGQVPVLEDGDLKLFESKAITRYLAEQYKDVGTDLLPNDAKERAIVSMWMEIDTNQFLPLASTLIRELVTKPYQGLATDFTSVQENKEKLSEVLNIYEARLGESCYLAGESFTLADLHHLPPIHYMLKMEEEGVKDLIYSRPNVTAWVEKMQSRPAWLKTVVKGDHIFELMKQRRMPMQLDSPCQEVTGLAQKTAMVTENT, translated from the exons ATGGAAGATCAGAAGATGAAGCTCCACTGTGGCTTTATCTTTTCTAATTGGACAGCTATGTTTGGTCTCCATGAAAAAAGTCTTGACTTCGAACTTGTCTTCGTAGATTGGGTTGCTGGTGAAGCCAGAACCAAAACGTTTCTCTCTAATCTCAAC CCATTTGGTCAAGTCCCGGTTCTTGAAGACGGGGATCTTAAACTTTTTG aaTCAAAGGCGATCACACGTTACCTAGCAGAACAATACAAAGACGTTGGAACAGACCTATTACCAAATGATGCCAAAGAGAGAGCAATCGTATCCATGTGGATGGAAATAGATACAAATCAGTTTCTTCCTTTAGCATCAACTCTCATCAGAGAACTCGTCACAAAACCATATCAAGGGTTAGCCACTGATTTTACGTCGGTTCAGGAAAACAAAGAGAAGCTATCAGAAGTCCTAAACATCTATGAGGCTCGTTTAGGCGAGTCTTGTTATTTAGCCGGAGAAAGCTTCACGTTAGCTGATCTTCATCATCTCCCACCGATTCACTACATGTTAAAAATGGAAGAAGAAGGCGTGAAAGACTTGATATATTCACGTCCCAACGTAACCGCATGGGTTGAGAAGATGCAGTCGAGACCCGCTTGGCTAAAAACAGTCGTCAAAGGTGATCATATCTTTGAGTTGATGAAACAACGCCGTATGCCTATGCAGTTAGATTCGCCATGTCAAGAGGTGACCGGTCTGGCTCAGAAAACTGCGATGGTGACTGAGAACACTTAA
- the LOC106366357 gene encoding LOW QUALITY PROTEIN: serine carboxypeptidase-like 42 (The sequence of the model RefSeq protein was modified relative to this genomic sequence to represent the inferred CDS: inserted 1 base in 1 codon): MVSYSAFAVTMLVAMLTVQWLGCNFAGGYPEEDLVVRLPGQPKVLFRQYAGYVDVDSETCRSLFYYFVEADTQPETKPLTLWLNRGPGCSSVGGGAFTELGPFYPTGDDRGLRINSMSWNKASNLLFVDSPAGVGWSYSNTSSDYNTGDETTASDMLVFLLRWFNKFPELKARHLFLTGESYAGHYIPQLADAIHSYNRQSSGFKINVKGIAIGNPLLKLDTDTSASYDFIWSHGIISDERRHAIIRQCDFTSLPNISKECIEALTEVSLANIYVNVYDVLLDVCFPSIIEQELRLKKMATQMSMGVDVCMKHERQLYFNLPAVQHALHANRTRLPYQWSMCSTLVNYSGMDGNXKRIIQNKTSVWIFSGDQDSVVPLLGSRTLVRELAHDLNFSTTLPYGPWFHKNQVGGWVTEYGKILTFATVRGAAHMVPYAQPSRALHIFSSFVRGRRLPNSTHYSPDE, from the exons ATGGTATCGTACAGTGCCTTTGCTGTGACAATGTTGGTGGCCATGCTTACAGTGCAGTGGTTGGGTTGCAATTTTGCAGGAGGATATCCTGAAGAAGACCTAGTGGTGAGGCTTCCTGGTCAACCAAAAGTCTTATTTAGACAGTATGCAGGTTATGTGGATGTTGACTCCGAAACATGCCGCAGTCTCTTCTACTACTTTGTGGAAGCAGACACACAACCGGAGACCAAACCCTTAACCCTTTGGCTTAACAGAG GTCCAGGTTGTTCATCAGTTGGTGGAGGTGCTTTCACCGAGTTGGGTCCATTTTACCCAACAGGAGATGACCGTGGCCTCCGCATTAACTCTATGTCGTGGAACAAAG CCTCGAACCTGCTTTTTGTGGATTCTCCAGCCGGAGTTGGTTGGTCTTACTCCAACACAAGCTCTGATTACAACACCGGGGACGAAACTACTG CTAGCGATATGCTTGTGTTCCTGTTGAGATGGTTCAACAAGTTCCCAGAGTTGAAAGCTCGTCACTTGTTTCTCACTGGGGAAAGCTACGCAG GACATTACATACCTCAACTGGCTGATGCTATACACAGCTATAATAGACAGTCAAGTGGGTTCAAGATCAATGTCAAAGGAATTGCA ATTGGGAAtccacttctgaagcttgacaCTGACACGTCAGCTTCTTACGACTTCATATGGTCTCACGGGATTATTTCTGATGAACGTAGACACGCAATCATCAGGCAATGTGACTTTACCAGTCTCCCAAACATAAGCAAGGAATGCATCGAGGCTCTCACTGAAGTCAGCTTGGcgaatatatatgtaaatgtcTATGACGTTCTCCTCGACGTATGCTTCCCATCTATTATCGAGCAAGAGTTGAGGCTCAAGAAAATG GCTACACAGATGAGCATGGGGGTGGATGTTTGTATGAAACACGAAAGACAGTTATATTTCAATCTCCCAGCGGTGCAACACGCTCTTCACGCGAACCGCACTCGTCTACCTTACCAATGGTCTATGTGCAGCAC CCTGGTAAATTACAGTGGCATGGACGGGA ATAAGAGAATTATACAGAACAAAACTTCTGTTTGGATCTTCAG TGGAGATCAAGATTCTGTAGTTCCACTTCTTGGTTCTAGAACTCTCGTACGAGAACTTGCTCATGATCTCAACTTCAGTACCACACTTCCCTATGGACCTTGGTTCCACAAAAACCAG GTTGGTGGCTGGGTCACCGAGTATGGAAAGATATTGACGTTTGCAACGGTGAGAGGAGCGGCTCATATGGTGCCCTATGCGCAGCCCTCACGAGCTCTGCATATATTCAGTAGCTTTGTGCGTGGCCGGAGATTGCCCAACAGCACCCATTATTCTCCTGATGAATGA